In the genome of Oscillatoria salina IIICB1, the window CGCAATATCCACGCGATCGACCACAAATAACCACTTTAAAGGCAAAGCTTGAGTTAACTTACGCGAAATCGGATTATCGCCAATCCAGTCGATCGCCGAACCCACTTTTTTCGTTGCTTGTACCGCCGCACCCTTCGCGGCTGCACCAGCATTAATTGCACCTCCAGCGACAACTTTTCCCGCTTGATTAGCCGCATCTCCAACCACTTCGCCCAACTCTTTCGCTTTACCTGCTACAGTTTGTCCAGCTTGGTTTGCCGCACTACCAGCCACTTCTGCCGCATCAGCAACCCTCTCTAACATAATTTTTCCCGTCACTGATGCCACATCGCCGACATTTTCTGTCGTCTCGGCAACATTTTTCAACAATTGATTGAAAAAGGATTTGGGCAGTTTTTTGCCTAACTTTTTCTTTGACAAATAAACCTTTTTATGTTCAGTTAAATTTAATTCTTGATGCCAATCAGGAATTTCATCTCGGCGATCGCGTCCATAAATATTAACCTGAGCTAGATCGCTAATTTCCAGCGCCAGTAATCCTTCCCCAATCAAAGGAACAACCATTTGGCGATCGGGCACTTCCGCCCCAACCAGCATCACCTGTAAAGAATTATCCTTCGGCTTAACCTTAACCTCAAGATCGGCGATCGGTAATAACTCAGACAAAGTAACAGCGACAGCGTTCTCATCAAAATTATTTAGTAGTGTCATAAACTAGCAACAAAAACTTAATTGGCTTTATTGTGCAATTTTGCCCAGTTAACAAACACTAACCAAGGAGATAAGTAGAATTTCTTAGCAAATAGCTAGAGCGGCGATCGCAACAGCGATATACTGTAAAGCAGTAGAAAGCAAAAAATCTTCACAATCACACAGCAACAGGCATACCAAGCCAGTATACTAGCTCGCGAATCGAAAACAAACAAATGAATTCAGGAATTGACCTACAAGGAAGTTTTATCGAAACGCTCACCAAATTAGGCATCCCACCAGGTGCAGCCAAAGCCATCTGGATGCCCCTACCAATGTTTTTAATTATCATTGGTGCCACCGTAGGCGTATTAGTCGTAGTTTGGCTCGAACGAAAAATTTCAGCCGCCGCCCAACAACGTATCGGTCCCGAATACGCCGGACCCTTGGGCGTATTACAACCAGTAGCAGACGGTTTGAAGCTAGTTTTCAAAGAAGACATCGTACCCGCCAAAGCTGACAGAGGATTGTTTACCCTCGGTCCGATCTTAGTCGTTATTCCAGTATTTCTGTCCTTCCTCATCATACCCTTCGGGCAGAATCTCCTCATCAGCGATATTAACATCGGTATTTTCCTCTGGATTACCCTTTCCAGCATCACTCCCATCGGTTTGCTGATGTCTGGTTACGCTTCCAACAACAAATACTCGCTTCTCGGTGGTTTGAGAGCAGCCGCCCAATCAATTAGCTACGAAATTCCCCTAGCACTTTCCGTGTTAGCAGTTGTCATGATGTCCAACAGCCTCAGCACTATCGACATCGTAGAACAACAATCAGGTTACGGCATTCTCGGCTGGAACATTTGGCGACAACCCGTAGGCTTCTTCATTTTTTGGATTGCCGCTTTAGCTGAATGCGAACGCCTACCTTTTGACCTTCCCGAAGCCGAAGAAGAATTGGTCGCTGGCTATCAAACCGAATACGCCGGAATGAAATTTGGCTTATTTTATATCGGTTCCTACGTTAACCTCGTTCTCTCCGCCCTCGTATTTGCCATTTTGTACCTTGGCGGTTGGGAATTTCCCATTCCCCTCGACCAACTATCTAACTGGTTAGGCGTAAGCGAAACAAGTTCTTGGTTACAGGTAATCACCGCTTCTCTCGGCATTACCATGACCGTACTCAAAGCTTATTTTCTCGTCTTTATCGCTATTCTGCTACGTTGGACAGTTCCCCGCGTTCGCATCGACCAACTACTCGATTTAGGTTGGAAATTTTTGCTCCCAGTTAGCTTAGTCAATTTACTTTTAACCGCAGGTTTGAAGTTAGCATTTCCCTTTGCTTTTGGTGGCTAAATGGGGACTGGGGATTGGGGACTGATGAGGGGGAGGACTTGGGAGAGGGGGGAGAGGGGGAAGACAAGCAGGAATTAGGGAATAAACTGTTAACTGTTCACTGTTAACTGGTCACTGTTCACTGGTCACTGTTCACTGGTCACTGTTCACTGGTCACTGTTCACTGAAATCCCTAATCCCCGATCGCTAATCCCCAAATACTGATTACCAAATAAGAAACTATGTTCAAATTTCTCAAACAAGTAGGCAACTACGCCAAAGGAACAGTACAAGCAGCAAAATACATCGGTCAAGGACTTTCTGTCACCTTCGACCATATGCAGCGCCGTCCGGTTACAGTGCAATATCCTTACGAAAAACTGATTCCCTCAGAACGTTTTCGGGGTAGAATTCACTTTGAATTTGATAAGTGTATTTCTTGTGAAGTCTGCGTGCGGGTTTGTCCGATTAACCTACCTGTAGTAGATTGGGAATTTGACCGGGCAAGCAAAAAGAAAAAGCTCAATCATTACAGTATCGACTTCGGCGTTTGTATTTTTTGCGGCAATTGCGTTGAATATTGTCCCACCAATTGTCTTTCGATGACAGAAGAATACGAACTAGCAGCTTACGATCGCCACGAACTCAATTATGATAATGTGGCACTCGGACGCTTGCCTTATAAAGTTACTCAAGACCCAATGGTAACTCCATTGCGAGAGTTGGGTTATCTGCCGAAAGGTGTTACAGACTCCCACGACTTACCTCCGGGTTCCAAACGTGCAGGAAAACGTCCTGAAGAAATTCTCGAAGAGATGGAACCCCAAGTCGAAGCAGAAGAAAAAGCAGCAAGTAACTAAAGAAAAAACTGGACTGATGGTAGGGAAATTTTTCCTTTACCATCAAGCCAAATGTAGAGAAAGAAGTTAAGGAGATTTGGCAGAACGTGAATTTAGCTGAAGGCGTTCAAATAGTTTCGTTTGGCATCCTCGCCACGATGATGATTGTGACAGCTTTAGGAGTTGTCCTCCTGGAAAATATTGTCTACTCAGCTTTTTTGCTGGGTGGCGTTTTTATCAGTATTTCTGGTTTATATCTTCTGCTGAATGCTGATTTTGTCGCCGCAGCACAAGTGCTGATTTATGTTGGTGCGGTTAACGTGCTAATTTTGTTCGCGATTATGTTAGTAAACAAGGGTGAAGTTTTTACCAACCGACCGAAAGATTGGATTCGTAAAGCCGCAACTGGTTTGGTTTGTGCGGGTTTGTTGGTCTTGCTGACCACAATGGTATTTATCACTCCTTGGAATTTGTCTGCGGAGTCACCAGCATTAGTAGAAAATACAGTTGTTACGATCGGCGAACATTTCTTTAGCGACTTTTTGTTACCTTTTGAGTTAGCTTCGGTGTTGTTATTGATGGCAATGGTAGGCGCAATTATTATTGCTCGTCGGGACTTTATCCCCGAAGAATTGTTACCGGAAGAAAGACGCACCACAGCGTTAACTTTGCCCGAAAGACCTCGCGAACTGGCTTCTCTGGGTAGCAATTCTGGGGAAAATAATCAATAAGATTTTGGCAAAATAGCGTACCGCAAGGTCGGCGCAGCAATCGCATTTTTCAAGAGGTAATCAATGCAACTACAATTAGAATTTTTCTTACTGTTATCGGCGGCACTGTTTTGCATCGGCATTTTTGGTTTAATTACCAGTCGGAATGCAGTGCGCGTGCTGATGTCGATTGAGTTAATGCTGAATGCAGTTAACCTGAATTTGATGGGGTTTTCTAATTATTTAGACCCCGTAGCGATTAAAGGTCAGGTTTTTACGGTGTTTGTGATTACTGTTGCCGCAGCAGAAGCGGCTGTGGGTTTGGCAATTGTTTTGGCGATTTATCGCAATCGCTACACAATTGATATGGAGCAGTTTAATCTGCTCAAATGGTAATTTGGGAATTGGGGATTGGGGATTGGTGATTGGGGATTGGCGATTGGTGATTAGGGATTGGGAAGAGGGGGGAGACAAGGAGGACAAGGAGGACAAGGAGGACAAGGAGGAGGGGGGAGACAAGGAGGACGATAATACAAACTGATAAGGTGCTATTCCTAATCCCCAGTCCCCAGTCCCCAGTCCCCAATCCCCAGTCCCCAACTTTATATAGGAGCAAATTATTATGGGAATGACTTTAACTGAAAAAATTATCGCTCGTGCTGCCGATCGCGTCCAGGTCGAACCGGGAGAAAATGTTTGGGTTAATGTTGATGTCCTCATGACTCATGATGTCTGTGGTCCGGGGACAATTGGCGTTTTTAAGCGCGAATTTGGTGAAAATGCTCAGGTTTGGGATGCAGACAAAATTGTCTTAATCCCGGATCATTATATTTTTACTGAGGATGCACGGGCAAATCGCAATGTGGATATTTTACGCGATTTTGCTCACGAACAAGGAATTAAATATTTCTACGATATTCGCGATCGCTCTAATTTTAAAGCTAATCCTGATTATAAAGGTGTCTGTCACATTGCCCTAGCCCAAGAAGGTCACACTCGTCCCGGAGAAGTCTTATTTGGGACTGACTCTCACACTTGTAATGCTGGCGCTTTTGGTCAATTTGCTACGGGTATTGGTAACACTGATGCTGGTTTTATCATGGGAACTGGCAAACTATTAATTAAAGTCCCCGCGACAATGCGTTTTGTCCTCGATGGGGAAATGCCGGATTATTTGTTAGCAAAAGACCTAATTTTACAAATTATCGGCGATATTAGCGTTTCTGGGGCAACTTACCGGACAATGGAATTTGCTGGGGAAGCCGTCCAAAACATGACAATGGAAGAAAGAATGACTCTTTGTAACATGGTCATTGAAGCGGGGGGTAAAAATGGTGTAATTGCTCCGGATGAGACAACTTTCGACTACGTGCGATCGCGCACCGATAAACCTTTCCAAGCAGTTTACAACGATCCTGACGCAAAATTCTATAGCGATCGCACTTATGATGTCTCTCAACTCGAACCTGTTGTCGCTAAACCTCATTCTCCTGACAATCGCGCTTTAGCACGAGAATGCCGCGATGTCAAGATAGACCGCGTTTATATTGGTTCTTGCACCGGAGGCAAAACCAGCGACTTTCTCAACGCGGCACGAGTCCTCAAAGGACGCAAAGTCAAGGTTCCTACCTACATCGTTCCCGCCACTCAAAAAGTCTACGATGACTTATTTACCGTCAAATACGAGGGCGAAACTTTATCAGAAATCTTCATAGAAGCTGATTGTATCGAACCTACCGCACCTTCCTGCGCCGCTTGCTTAGGCGGTCCGAAAGACACCTTCGGGCGGATGAACAAACCAGAAGTTTGTGTTTCCACCACAAATCGTAACTTCCCCGGTCGCATGGGCGATAAAAAAGCCCAAATTTATTTAGCTTCGCCTTACACTGCGGCTGCATCAGCCTTAACTGGCTATGTTACCGACCCCCGCGAGTTTATTTAAGGGAACTGGGGACTGGGAAGAGGGGGAGGACAAGGGAGACAAGGGAGAGGGGGAGAACAAGGGGGACAAGGAGGAGGATAAACTGATAACTGTTCACTGCTAACTGTTCACTGATAATTCCCAATCCCTAATCCCCAGTCCCCAGTCCCCAGTCCCCAGTCCCCAGTCCCCAATCCCTAATCAATAAACTTGGGGTTGTTGTTCGGGAATTTCCAACTCTCGTTGTTGAAGTCTTCTTCCTCCTCCGGTTAACTTCGACACTGTAATGAAAGCGACTAAACCGACAAGAGGACTGATTAAAGTGGGAAAACCGTCAAAATCGCTGGTAAAAATGTTGTTTGGGATGTACAAAAGTGTATTGTCAATCCCGAAAGTTGTCGGCATCAAGACGAAGAAGATTAATCTTGTCAGCGTACCACTAAGGATACAGGCGATCGCGCCGAATCTGTTTGCATTCAGCCAATAAAGACCTCCCGCTAGGGGAACCAGCAACCCGGCAAAACCGATGTCGAAGGCTAGCAAAAGCAAAATCCCTGTTTCTGGCACTTTCAAGGCGAAAAAAATGCCCAATGAGGTGATAACCACAGCCATGATGCGGGTAATTAATAACAGTCTGTCTCCCCCGGCATTATGGTCATCGTGACGAACGCCGAGAATATTATGCGCCATCACCGATGAGGTTCCTAAAATTGCTCCGTCGGCAGTGGAAAGGGAAGCCGAAAGAATCGCCATAATCACCAAAAGACCGAGTATTGGGGGAACGACACCTTTGAGAAGTGAGAAAAGTAGCGGACCATCGGCGCTGATACCAGCTTGGCTGAGAATATCGTTAGCTGAGAGGGCAAGAATAGAAAAAGGAACGCCGATAATAATTGTTCCCGCAGAACCAATTAAACAAGCTCTCTGGGCTGTTTCTGGGCTTTCCGCAGCAAATACCCGCGCCATAAAGTCAATTGCGACAATATCGCCTAATCCTAACGCGAGAAGCGTCGCCCAATTAATTGCTGCACCGGAAGCGGGGTTAGTGAGTTGTTCAAAAGCAAACGGACCGCTACCAGCCGGGATGTGTAGCCCAAAATTGATGGCAATAAAACCAATTAAGAGTAAAGTACCAAAAAAGGCGATCGCTACTTGAATCGCATCGGTATAAGCTACGGCGAATAATCCCCCACTGGCAGTATAAATCAAGACAATAATCGCAATTAACATTACTCCCGCCGTGTAACTCGTTCCCAGAAAAGCTTCAAACAAATATCCTCCCGCAACCAGATTACCCGCTAGCAAAAATGAAAAGCTCAAAACCATAATAATTGAAGCTATCCATTCAGTTTTGCGACAGTATTTAACCCGATAAAAATCCGGTAACGTAATTAAACCCATGCGGTTCATTGGTTTCGCAAAGAAAAGCGCCGTCATCAACAAACAAAGTGCTAAACCAATTGGTAAAGAAGCACCCGCCCAAAAGCCAAATTCCGCAGCCAAGTCAGTATTTCCTAAAGTAGCATTAGAATCCACTGACTGTGCCATTAGCGTCGCTGCCGCCAACGGCAAAACCAAACCTCGTCCAGCTACTAGATAGTTAACACTATCGCCTTTAATTTGCTTTGCAGCCCAGACACCAATGCCTAGAGTTCCGAAGAGGAATAAAACAATTCCCCAAAAAAGAAGTTTATCTGTCATAATAATTAATCCTGAGTCTGTTTTTAATTCGGATTCAGTGTTTGGAGTTTGGAGCTATCTGTAATCTTGGCAGGATGTGGGATAGCTCCTTTTTTTTAAGCTGTAGCTAATTGTTTGGTTGGAGATTTTTGCACTTGATTTCGCAACCAAGCGAACCAAGTTTCTAATCCCTCGCCTGTTTTCGCAGCTACAGGAATAATTGTGACGTGAGGGTTTATTTGCCGCACGTTAAATTCAAGCTTTTCTAAGTCAATATCCAGGTGAGGCGCTAAGTCCATTTTGGTAATCAATAAGCAATCTGCTTCTTGAAACATAACCGGATATTTTAAGGGTTTATCTTCTCCTTCAGTCACGCTTAATAAAGCAACTTTCGCGTGTTCTCCGACTTCAAATTCTGCCGGACAAACTAAATTTCCCACATTTTCTACTAAAACAAGGTCGAATTCAGTCGGGTTATATTCATGGGCTAATCGATGAATTCCACCGGACACCATTTTTGAGTCAAGGTGACAGGAACGCCCGGTATTAATTGCAATAACTGGAACGTCATATTGACGCAGGCGTTCGGCATCTAATTCTGTCGTCATATCGCCTTCAATTACTGCCATTTTCAATTCTTGATTTAAGGTGGCAAGAGTGCGTTCTAAAAGGACAGTTTTTCCGGCACCGGGACTACTCATAAGATTTAAACAAGTAATTCCCCATTCATCAAAATGAGCGCGATTATGGTCTGCGCCTTGTTGATTAGCATGAAGTAAATTAATTTCTAAAGCGGCATCAAATGTTTGGTGCATATTCAGTTACCAGTGAACAGTTATCAGTTATCAGTTATCAGTTTGAACTTGGAAATCTAGCGAAAATCTTGCTTTTATAGGCTTTAATTGTTCGTATCTTTGTAGTGCAGGTATCTTGCCCGCTTTTGATTGATTTATTTATGAAAATCAAACATTTAACCAATCATTGAGAATTACTATATTCCAAGCGATCGATTTTTAGTTCTCGTCCCGAACGGATATCTTCCATTGGCGAATGGCAAGTTGGACAAGCATAATGTAAGCCAATTTCTGGTTTATATTCTGCTTGACATTGATGACAAAAAGCAATCAAAGGTTTAGACTGAATTGCTAGTTTTGCTCCTGCTAAAAAGGTGTTTTGCGTTTGCACCTCGAAAGCAAATTCTAAACTAGCAGGTTCGACACAAGTGAATTCACCAACAATCAAGTGGATTTTGTCGATTTTTGGCTGTTCTGGTTGACTTGAATACCAATCTCGAACCGTCATAATTAATGCTTTTGTCATGTCAGTTTCATGCACGTTTCACCTCGCTGTTAAATTTCACCTCAAACAAAAATTTATCTCTAGAGACGTTGCACGCAACGTCCCTACATTTTTATTTCCACTCGGCTAATTCGAGTTGGGCTTCGGGATGAATATAAGCGGGTTTTTGCTGGCGAGGTAATTGTCCAGAAACAACTAAATGTGCCATCGTGTCACAAATTACGCGAGTCGCCATTAAAGACGTAATATCGCTAATATCATAAGGAGGTGAAACTTCTACAACTTCTAAGCCACAAACGGGCGCATTTTGGACAATTTTCTTGAGTAAATAGAGAGCTTCACGAGGTAGTAGACCACCCGGTTCGGGCCACCCGGTTCCAGGTACGAAACCAGCATCAATACAATCGATATCAAAACTAATCCAGACGCAATCTGTGCCATCTAATGCCCGCTCTAAGGCAAAGTCTGCCGCAGCATCTAGCCCCATTTCTGTAATATCGGTTACAGTTAAAATATTCGTGGCTCGTTCGCGACAAACTTTTACGCCTTCGCGAGGTACTTGCCAGCCACCAATTCCAAGTTGAACGAGGTTTTTTGCGGGGGCATTTTTAATGTTTGTAGCGTGAAACCAAGGGCAAGTGTGCATCCTTTCGTCGAGGTCTGTTTCTTGGGTATCGACGTGGCGATCGAAGTGAATTATACCTACTTTTTTATCTCCTAAATGGCGACAAATTCCGCGAACTGTGGGAAAACCAATGGAATGATCGCCGCCTAAAATTATCGGGAATGCGCCGGAACTAAAGACGTGGGCAACACCTTTGGAAATTTGATCGAAGGATTTTTCATTATTAGCTGGAATGGTGAAAATATCGCCAACATCGCAAAGAGTTATTTGTTCGCGCAAATCTACACCTAATTCAAAATTGTAGGGTGTATAAAGGGCAGAAATGCGGCGAATTCCTTGGGGTCCGAAACGAGTACCGGGGCGATAGGTGGTTCCGGAGTCATGGGGAACGCCTACAATTGCGACGTCGTAGTTCCCCACTTGACGTACATCTTCTAAATAGGGGGCTTTGAGGAAAGTGTTGATTCCGGCATAGTGGGGTAATTCGCCACGAGAGAAGTTAGGAATGCGGCGATCGCGGATACTCTCAGCCGCTTCTAAACCATATTCTAAACCCCGATCTACTTCTTGTTGCCATCCTGTCAAAGGCAGTTTATTTTCTCGCTCTAAGGCGCGTTTGGCTTCGCTAGAATAGCCGTTATGATTACTGTTTGGCGGTTGAAATGGTGTATTTTCACTCATTCATTTTCTCCTCAAAAGTCACCTGAAATAGGAAAAAAGCCCAAGAGGTTGACGCGCCTGCTGATACGTCAATTCCTCCCGGGCTTTTTTCCCGCCGTGTAGCTACCAATGTAAGAAGTTCTTTACTGTTCTGACAAAAGTTTGTTTGGTAGCTTGCTTCTCTCGGACCTGTCACTTCCCGTATAAGTTTGGAAGTCGGAACCCTAGAAGCTTTGTTTAAAATGTAATACTTGCATAGTATCAGTAGTATTTATCAAAAAAATGTATCGAATACTACGAAATATCAGTTTATTTGCCGCTAATTGTTGGCATTTGATGACTTTAAAGTTGGGGGCGATCGCGGGGGGTTGCCCCTATGCTTTGGATTTAGGCGTTTTTGTCAAGAGTCTATTTACATTTATTTATTATTTATTTTTACTGCCAATTACGATAAGGATTGGTAACTAAATTAGCGTTAAAATAGCGAGGATCGTCGGTTACTTCTTGACCCAGCCAAGCGGGTAATTCAATAACTTGATTTTCATTTTTTAGTTCAACTTCTGCGATAATTAAACCTTGATTTTCGCCCAAAAATTCGTCTATTTCCCAAATTAATTCGCCTTGAATTAGTTTATATCTCGTTTTTTCAATTAGTGGCTTTTCGCATAAAGTCGCCAACATTTCTTCGGCATCTTCTCCAGGAATTAAATATTCAAATTCTGCTCTGGATCTTCCGATAGTTTTACCTTTAATAGTGAGATAACCTTGGCTTCCCACGACCCGCACGCGCACGGTTTTTTCGGGAGTGCGGGAAATATAACCTTGGCGATAAATTACACCAGTAGCAAGTTTCCGCCAATCGTCATTTTTAACTAAAAATTTGCGTTCTATTTCTAAGGGCATTTTGTCTAAAAGTAATTAAAAAAAACTTTATTTCCTTTGAGATTTTTGTTTAGCTAAAAATTGAGCAGTTGAACGTTTAACATATTCTTTTTCCGCTTCTTTATCGTCAGTAATTGTCAATAAGTATTCTTTTAATTCTTGAAAGCTCATTTCGGCACAAGGTTTGCTATTTTTGCGGACGTATTCGCTAATTTCACTCATTGACATGGTAGCAAAATTAGGCTTATTCAGACAATTACGATCTTCACAAGATCTTTGAAGCAATTGTCTTTAGATTTCAAGAAAATAAAGTTTGAAGACGCGATCGCGCTATTTCGCAATAATCCTCTTGCAAAAGGGAACTATAACAGAAGTATAGTATCTCTCCCTAAATAGAGGACATGACACAACAACTACCCCAGTGTGACAACCTCCAAGAGCAAGTTAACAGTTTGCTGCAACTGCTGCAAGAAGAACCTGCTCTCAGACAGCAGGATACCACGACTGTCGAAGCCTCGCTCAAAAAAGCAGTGTCACCGCGATTTGAAATTGTCTTTGCGGGTGCTTTTAGCGCGGGTAAATCAATGTTAATCAATGCCCTGCTAGAGCGCGAATTGCTTTATAGTGCAGAAGGTCATGCTACAGGTACAGAATGTTATCTTTCCTATGCTGAACCGGATAACGAGCGTGTAGTCTTAACTTTCCTTAGTGAAGCAGAAATTGGCGCACAAGCAAACACTCTTTCTCAAAGTTTAGGATTACCATCACCTGTAAATCTTAACCAAGCGGAAGTGAGAAACAAACTGCATCAAGAAAGCGAGAAAATTATTCAACAAGAAGGAGGAGAAAGTAAATCCGAACGCGCGAAACAAGCAAATGCTTTAAAATTATTAATTGCCGGATTTGAAGCTAACCGATCGCGCATTCACACTTTGCAAAATGCAACTTATGCAATGGAAGCTTTTAATTTTTCTAACTTGCAAGAAGCAGCTAGTTATGCGCGACGAGGTAGTAATAGTGCTGTTTTGAAGAAATTAGCATATTACTGTCACCATCCCTTGCTAGAAGATGGTAACGTAATTATCGATACGCCTGGAATTGATGCGCCAATTGCCAAAGACCGCCAATTAACTTACGATAAGATTGCCGATCCCGATACTTCTGCGGTAATTTGTGTCCTGAAACCAGCTTCAGCCGGGGATATGACAGCATCAGAAACAGAATTACTGGAAACAATGCGAACTAATCCGGGAATACGCGATCGCGTTTTTTACGTTTTCAACCGCGTAGACGAAACTTGGTACAACACCCAATTACGCGATCGCCTCAATCACTTGATCAATTCACAGTTTAATTCGACTAATCGCATCTACAAAACCAGTGCTTTACTCGGTTTTTATGGCAGTCAAATTAAGCATACCACAGCCAGCGATCGTTTTGGTTTAGATTCTTTATTTGCCCAAACTGTAAAGGGTTTAGACGGACAAGAAGAAACACCTCAATTTGTTTACGAATTCAATCGCTACTGTTTTATTTCGGAAAAATTACCCACCAACAAATTTCCCATTTTTATCGACAGTCGCGAAAATCCTACCCAAAATGCGAAATACGTTCGTTTGCTGAAAGATTTCGGCAACGATCTCATCGATCAATTAATCAAAGATAGCGGAATTAGCACTTTTAGCCAAGCAATTACGCGCTATCTTACCGAAGAAAAACGTCCCCAATTGTTTGAAAATCTCGCTGACGACTTGCAACCTTTGTGTATTAGTCTCAAACAATATTACCTTTCTTTTCAGCGAGATTTAGACAGCCAACCCCAAGAAATTGAAGCAATGAAACAACAGGAGTTGGCAAAACTAAGTCAGCAACTCAAGCAAGTTGGCGACCAATTTCAAGCCCACATAGCGAAAGAAATTAGCGATATTCTCAACGGCGATAACTCAGGTTTTGAAGCCGATTTCCAAGAGCTAAAATTAGCAATGGTAAGTTGTTTAGATAGCTTATTAACTAAATTTTCCGTAGCCACAGCCCATCGCCGCGCAGTCGAAGCCCATCCGCGCAATTCAGTAGTTCCCTTACTCTCAATTTTAGCCGAAGCTTTCTATTACTTAGCCAACGAATTAGAAGATGTCTTGCTTGCTGCTTCTCAAACCCTAGTCATCAAATTTTTTGAACGCTTGCAAAGCCAAGTTAGACAACAAGAATACTACCGAGAAATTTATCGTTTACTAGGAAATGATAGCGGCATTGAGCGTAACTTAAAACAACTGGAAATCCAAGTAGATCGCGCCTTAGCTAACGAAACCAGAACCGAATGCGATCGCTACATTCGCGAACGTCCTCAATTTTACTCACAAGGTTCCGTTTCTATGTGGCAGCTTCACCAAACTTTACAAGAGTCTTGTCGTAGCTTCGACTATCAAAGTATGGTAGAAGCAGAGCCAGCAATTCGTCAATTGCTCAAGCTTGATTTCGATCCCAAAGTTTCCCAAACCGTTAATCGTATTTTCCGTCAAACAATTAACCAAACCCTAAAAACTCATCTTTTACCAGCAGCAGGACAACAAGCTGAAGCCATTTTACAACAATACAGTGAAGCCCGTACTTACCTAGAACAAACTCTCGAAAAAGAAGCAGAAGCAAAAATAGCTAATAATCAGCGATCGCAAGATAATATTCAAAGTAAGATCGCCGCATACAACCAAGCAGTTGCCGGAATAAATTCTTGTTTGGAAGCAATGAAATTAGACCGGGAAAAATTGCCTCCCATCCGAGAATCAGACCTGAATTTTGTGCTAGTTAATCCTGAGTTTTATCCTGTAGAGTTCGGAGAATTTGTTGAAGAAAATGAAGAATTAACCGCAGAAGTAACGGAAGAATTTTAACTTAAGAAAAGCCCAGAGAATGCGTTGAGTGTAACCACCAATCTTTCTCGTTATTTTTAAGAAAACAACGTATCCTTTTTCTTAGTTGACAATTAACCAGTGAGTGCTAATACCGGAGTGCATTATGAACAAGCAAAACGATTTTTTAGAGTGTAAAGAAGATGATGTAATTTCCTTTGGAGAAGATACTTTTAGAATTGGGAAATTCAGGAAAGCAGTACAGG includes:
- the nuoH gene encoding NADH-quinone oxidoreductase subunit NuoH, producing the protein MNSGIDLQGSFIETLTKLGIPPGAAKAIWMPLPMFLIIIGATVGVLVVVWLERKISAAAQQRIGPEYAGPLGVLQPVADGLKLVFKEDIVPAKADRGLFTLGPILVVIPVFLSFLIIPFGQNLLISDINIGIFLWITLSSITPIGLLMSGYASNNKYSLLGGLRAAAQSISYEIPLALSVLAVVMMSNSLSTIDIVEQQSGYGILGWNIWRQPVGFFIFWIAALAECERLPFDLPEAEEELVAGYQTEYAGMKFGLFYIGSYVNLVLSALVFAILYLGGWEFPIPLDQLSNWLGVSETSSWLQVITASLGITMTVLKAYFLVFIAILLRWTVPRVRIDQLLDLGWKFLLPVSLVNLLLTAGLKLAFPFAFGG
- the ndhI gene encoding NAD(P)H-quinone oxidoreductase subunit I, encoding MFKFLKQVGNYAKGTVQAAKYIGQGLSVTFDHMQRRPVTVQYPYEKLIPSERFRGRIHFEFDKCISCEVCVRVCPINLPVVDWEFDRASKKKKLNHYSIDFGVCIFCGNCVEYCPTNCLSMTEEYELAAYDRHELNYDNVALGRLPYKVTQDPMVTPLRELGYLPKGVTDSHDLPPGSKRAGKRPEEILEEMEPQVEAEEKAASN
- a CDS encoding NADH-quinone oxidoreductase subunit J, whose translation is MNLAEGVQIVSFGILATMMIVTALGVVLLENIVYSAFLLGGVFISISGLYLLLNADFVAAAQVLIYVGAVNVLILFAIMLVNKGEVFTNRPKDWIRKAATGLVCAGLLVLLTTMVFITPWNLSAESPALVENTVVTIGEHFFSDFLLPFELASVLLLMAMVGAIIIARRDFIPEELLPEERRTTALTLPERPRELASLGSNSGENNQ
- the nuoK gene encoding NADH-quinone oxidoreductase subunit NuoK, whose protein sequence is MQLQLEFFLLLSAALFCIGIFGLITSRNAVRVLMSIELMLNAVNLNLMGFSNYLDPVAIKGQVFTVFVITVAAAEAAVGLAIVLAIYRNRYTIDMEQFNLLKW
- a CDS encoding 3-isopropylmalate dehydratase large subunit; translation: MGMTLTEKIIARAADRVQVEPGENVWVNVDVLMTHDVCGPGTIGVFKREFGENAQVWDADKIVLIPDHYIFTEDARANRNVDILRDFAHEQGIKYFYDIRDRSNFKANPDYKGVCHIALAQEGHTRPGEVLFGTDSHTCNAGAFGQFATGIGNTDAGFIMGTGKLLIKVPATMRFVLDGEMPDYLLAKDLILQIIGDISVSGATYRTMEFAGEAVQNMTMEERMTLCNMVIEAGGKNGVIAPDETTFDYVRSRTDKPFQAVYNDPDAKFYSDRTYDVSQLEPVVAKPHSPDNRALARECRDVKIDRVYIGSCTGGKTSDFLNAARVLKGRKVKVPTYIVPATQKVYDDLFTVKYEGETLSEIFIEADCIEPTAPSCAACLGGPKDTFGRMNKPEVCVSTTNRNFPGRMGDKKAQIYLASPYTAAASALTGYVTDPREFI
- a CDS encoding sodium:solute symporter family protein, with protein sequence MTDKLLFWGIVLFLFGTLGIGVWAAKQIKGDSVNYLVAGRGLVLPLAAATLMAQSVDSNATLGNTDLAAEFGFWAGASLPIGLALCLLMTALFFAKPMNRMGLITLPDFYRVKYCRKTEWIASIIMVLSFSFLLAGNLVAGGYLFEAFLGTSYTAGVMLIAIIVLIYTASGGLFAVAYTDAIQVAIAFFGTLLLIGFIAINFGLHIPAGSGPFAFEQLTNPASGAAINWATLLALGLGDIVAIDFMARVFAAESPETAQRACLIGSAGTIIIGVPFSILALSANDILSQAGISADGPLLFSLLKGVVPPILGLLVIMAILSASLSTADGAILGTSSVMAHNILGVRHDDHNAGGDRLLLITRIMAVVITSLGIFFALKVPETGILLLLAFDIGFAGLLVPLAGGLYWLNANRFGAIACILSGTLTRLIFFVLMPTTFGIDNTLLYIPNNIFTSDFDGFPTLISPLVGLVAFITVSKLTGGGRRLQQRELEIPEQQPQVY